A genomic window from Clostridium aceticum includes:
- a CDS encoding MGMT family protein, which yields MTSFTEKVVQIISSIPRGKVMTYGQIAGLSEHPRAARQVVRILHSMSRKYDLPWYRVLNSKGQIGFKDEEGFKEQKRFLELEGIEVGINGRIDLDIYQWHPDRV from the coding sequence ATGACGTCCTTTACAGAAAAGGTGGTTCAGATCATATCCAGTATTCCTAGGGGAAAGGTGATGACCTATGGACAGATTGCGGGACTTTCAGAGCATCCCCGAGCCGCCCGCCAAGTTGTTCGCATACTTCATTCCATGAGCCGCAAGTATGACTTGCCATGGTACCGAGTCCTTAATTCAAAAGGGCAGATTGGATTTAAAGATGAAGAAGGCTTTAAGGAACAAAAACGGTTCCTGGAGCTGGAGGGGATTGAGGTAGGTATAAATGGCAGAATAGATTTAGACATATACCAATGGCATCCTGATAGGGTATAG
- a CDS encoding AraC family transcriptional regulator, translating to MESWECIEKTTDYIEKNLDKEITINCLADIANLSPFYFQKLFKRVVSKTAMEYVKLRRLAKVSEELKINKKDNIIDICFKYGFENHETFSRCFKDAYGLTPSEYRANPVLLSHFLKPEIFLQYNIIDEDVPIVTDGIVLEITRHFLNKPKYFAGYTVEVTHKSPSIDPLEDIWNKVHAIKANIEQCMPEGNEIGISLNIGESEKLKYFAGVETREKIEDDKMETYTLIDRRYIICKFEAENFYTLITETINKVYQYMHLWITKKKINVEHTAIELYYGSSPDRTYMELWIPIIE from the coding sequence ATGGAATCATGGGAATGCATAGAAAAAACAACTGATTATATTGAAAAAAATTTGGATAAAGAAATAACGATTAATTGCTTGGCTGATATAGCTAATCTTTCTCCATTTTATTTTCAAAAACTGTTCAAGAGAGTAGTTAGTAAGACCGCTATGGAATATGTCAAACTAAGAAGGTTGGCTAAGGTTTCAGAAGAGTTAAAAATCAATAAAAAAGACAATATTATTGATATATGTTTCAAGTATGGTTTTGAAAACCACGAGACCTTTAGCAGGTGCTTTAAAGACGCATATGGATTAACTCCTTCAGAGTATAGGGCTAACCCTGTTTTGTTATCTCATTTTTTAAAGCCAGAAATATTTTTACAATACAACATTATTGATGAAGATGTTCCTATTGTTACAGACGGAATAGTGCTTGAAATAACTCGGCATTTCCTGAATAAACCAAAATATTTTGCAGGTTACACAGTTGAAGTAACACATAAATCGCCTAGTATTGACCCATTAGAAGATATCTGGAACAAAGTGCATGCAATAAAGGCAAATATTGAACAATGTATGCCTGAAGGCAATGAAATCGGGATAAGTCTAAATATTGGAGAAAGTGAAAAGCTAAAATATTTTGCAGGTGTAGAAACAAGAGAAAAAATAGAAGATGATAAGATGGAAACATACACTCTTATCGACAGGAGATATATTATATGTAAATTTGAAGCAGAAAATTTCTATACACTGATAACAGAAACAATTAATAAAGTATACCAATATATGCATTTATGGATTACAAAGAAAAAAATCAATGTTGAACATACAGCTATTGAATTATACTACGGTTCTTCACCAGATAGAACTTATATGGAATTATGGATACCAATAATTGAATAA
- a CDS encoding formamidopyrimidine-DNA glycosylase, whose protein sequence is MLELPEAVTIAKQIDDIIVGKKISVVTADQSPHKFAFYHGNPQDYHSLLAGKIINRAKSYGGMVEIRGENAVILLGDGVGIRFHDESAVRPPKHQLLIEFQDCTALSASIQMYGGLWCFKDGESDYVYYKIAKEKPSPLSQQ, encoded by the coding sequence ATGCTTGAGTTGCCCGAAGCAGTAACTATCGCTAAACAGATTGATGATATTATTGTTGGGAAGAAGATTTCAGTCGTAACTGCTGACCAAAGCCCCCACAAATTTGCCTTTTACCATGGTAATCCTCAGGATTACCATTCTCTGCTTGCAGGAAAAATCATTAATCGAGCAAAGAGTTATGGTGGAATGGTTGAGATTAGGGGTGAGAATGCAGTAATACTTCTAGGTGACGGTGTAGGAATCAGGTTTCACGATGAAAGTGCTGTCCGTCCCCCAAAACATCAGCTTTTAATTGAATTCCAGGATTGTACGGCTCTAAGTGCTTCTATTCAGATGTATGGAGGGTTATGGTGTTTTAAGGACGGTGAATCCGATTATGTTTATTATAAAATTGCAAAGGAAAAGCCATCACCCCTGTCCCAGCAGTAG
- a CDS encoding TetR/AcrR family transcriptional regulator — MARTTEKNQQMRELSKEKIRAAALNQFSKKGLFATRIQDIATEANVSQGLLYRYYPSKDDIFIDLIDNALDKINEASYYVYNLDMKAKEKITLTLTELYKTIETSESFRETCSLIAQAMNSTAIPEKAQKILNEKRDIPYEIFAKIMEQGQKENTIVDGNPEDLAILFWSTINGLAIFNTTRPLPCRLPDQGIIESMLFK; from the coding sequence ATGGCTAGAACAACAGAAAAAAATCAACAAATGAGAGAATTAAGTAAAGAAAAAATCCGAGCAGCTGCTTTAAATCAATTTTCAAAGAAGGGGTTGTTTGCTACCCGTATTCAAGATATTGCAACGGAGGCTAATGTATCACAAGGTTTATTGTACCGGTACTATCCTTCAAAGGATGATATTTTTATTGATCTAATTGATAATGCACTAGACAAAATAAATGAGGCTTCATATTATGTATATAATTTAGATATGAAGGCCAAGGAAAAAATAACCTTAACCCTGACAGAGCTTTATAAGACTATTGAAACCAGCGAAAGCTTTAGGGAAACCTGTAGCTTAATAGCACAAGCCATGAATTCCACTGCAATTCCAGAAAAAGCACAAAAAATACTTAATGAAAAACGGGATATTCCATATGAAATCTTTGCAAAAATCATGGAGCAGGGGCAAAAGGAAAATACAATAGTAGATGGAAATCCTGAAGACTTAGCAATTCTATTTTGGAGCACCATCAATGGTTTAGCAATTTTTAATACTACAAGGCCATTACCATGTAGGTTACCTGATCAAGGTATTATTGAATCTATGTTGTTTAAATGA
- a CDS encoding alpha/beta hydrolase: MSLKAKIFHVMLRYRHLLKGQLKPEVIDKNTSIEKLRRETDEMAAKLLKKNDGITYRQSEFKDFYSEWVELKGTPRDKVLLYFHGGGFVMGNAKSHRNIVGNIVKHLGVNALVFDYRLAPENPAPAAVYDSVVIYKWLLEEGYKAENIAFAGDSAGGGIQFATMIKCKDDGIPLPAVCAAFSPCTDMTLSGESHKSRVKADPCTPKGANQTYLGYYIGDGDPKNPYASPLFGDLHGLPPMIIQVGNDETLRDDSVLFAEKAKKSGVEVKIKVWKGMFHCFPVLAPMFPEATEALNETCSFLREKLNVSSVRYTSD, translated from the coding sequence ATGAGTTTAAAAGCAAAAATATTTCATGTTATGTTAAGATATAGGCATCTATTAAAGGGACAGTTAAAACCAGAAGTAATAGACAAAAATACATCCATTGAAAAGTTACGACGTGAAACCGATGAGATGGCTGCAAAACTACTAAAAAAAAATGACGGGATTACCTATAGGCAGTCAGAGTTCAAAGACTTTTATTCTGAATGGGTTGAATTGAAGGGTACACCACGGGATAAGGTGTTGCTTTATTTCCATGGTGGTGGCTTTGTAATGGGTAATGCAAAATCCCATCGAAATATCGTTGGGAATATTGTAAAGCACTTAGGAGTAAATGCCTTAGTCTTCGACTATCGCCTTGCACCAGAAAATCCTGCCCCAGCTGCTGTTTATGACTCTGTAGTTATTTATAAATGGCTGCTTGAGGAGGGCTATAAAGCAGAAAACATAGCGTTTGCAGGGGATTCAGCTGGTGGAGGAATTCAATTTGCCACAATGATAAAGTGTAAAGATGATGGGATACCATTACCTGCTGTATGTGCTGCGTTCTCACCGTGTACAGATATGACATTATCTGGTGAATCTCATAAGAGCCGTGTAAAGGCAGATCCATGTACACCAAAGGGGGCCAATCAAACCTATTTGGGTTATTATATAGGTGATGGTGATCCAAAGAACCCATATGCTTCACCGTTATTTGGTGACTTGCATGGACTGCCTCCGATGATCATTCAAGTCGGTAATGATGAAACTCTACGAGATGATTCGGTTCTTTTTGCAGAAAAAGCAAAAAAGTCAGGGGTAGAAGTGAAAATAAAGGTTTGGAAGGGAATGTTTCATTGTTTTCCAGTGTTGGCACCTATGTTTCCTGAAGCCACAGAAGCTTTAAATGAAACCTGTAGCTTTTTAAGGGAAAAGCTCAACGTATCGTCAGTAAGATATACAAGCGATTAG
- a CDS encoding AAA family ATPase, with amino-acid sequence MIYLSTFTFPNEDMEFDFLIEEKRTCYDTFYPFKVLSKHNFVRIDFEPITVLYGGNGSGKSTALNVIAEKTGILRDSIYNKSNFYSDYVNMCGMQIEDDIPENSRIITSDDVFDYILNIRNLNEGIDEKREKIFEEYLEAKYANFKLKSIEDYEQLKKVNSARNKTQSKFVRNELMDNVREYSNGENAFRYFVEKISENGLYVLDEPENSLSPKRQIELMKFIEDSARFFSCQFIISTHSPFLLAMHGAKIYDLDENPVNVKKWTELENVRTYYEFFEKYKKEFSSCSP; translated from the coding sequence ATGATTTATTTAAGTACATTTACATTTCCAAATGAAGATATGGAATTTGATTTTTTAATAGAAGAAAAAAGAACATGCTATGATACATTTTATCCATTCAAAGTATTATCAAAACATAATTTCGTAAGAATTGATTTTGAACCAATTACAGTCTTATATGGTGGAAATGGTTCAGGAAAATCAACAGCATTGAATGTAATAGCAGAAAAAACAGGGATTCTTCGAGACTCTATCTATAATAAATCTAATTTCTATTCCGACTATGTTAATATGTGTGGGATGCAGATTGAAGATGACATTCCTGAAAATAGCAGAATCATAACAAGTGATGATGTATTTGATTATATATTGAATATTCGCAACCTCAATGAAGGAATTGATGAAAAACGAGAAAAAATTTTTGAAGAATATTTAGAGGCGAAATATGCTAATTTTAAACTAAAGTCTATAGAAGATTATGAACAATTAAAGAAAGTAAATAGTGCTAGAAATAAAACTCAATCAAAGTTTGTAAGAAATGAGTTGATGGACAATGTGAGAGAGTATTCAAACGGTGAAAATGCATTCCGATACTTTGTAGAAAAAATCAGTGAAAATGGGCTATATGTATTGGATGAGCCTGAAAATAGCCTTTCTCCTAAACGGCAGATAGAGTTAATGAAGTTTATTGAGGACTCCGCACGGTTTTTTAGTTGTCAATTTATTATATCAACACATTCACCGTTTTTACTTGCCATGCATGGAGCAAAAATATATGATCTTGATGAAAACCCAGTTAATGTAAAAAAGTGGACAGAATTAGAGAATGTGCGTACATATTATGAATTTTTCGAAAAATACAAAAAAGAATTTTCCAGTTGTTCACCATAG
- a CDS encoding epoxyqueuosine reductase: MNDYVTLLIKDYVKNYKGLKGTESNWREPVIGIASATDPMFADLKDIISSSHALPSDFISDAKSVIVFFLPFSEEIVKSNAGNIESSREWDIANIETNHLIVDINKYLYEKIREKGYSSTVLPPTYNYDEKKLISDWSHRHVGYIAGIGTFGVNNMFITERGCCGRMGSIITNMVLEHTERKEQENCLYKYNGTCKKCVKYCVAGAISINNGYPFVDKKRCNDQIYDDNIPQYSIGTGDACGKCMCNVPCSLINPVSS, translated from the coding sequence ATGAACGATTATGTAACTTTATTAATCAAAGATTATGTAAAAAATTATAAAGGATTGAAAGGAACAGAGTCCAATTGGCGTGAACCAGTTATTGGGATTGCTAGCGCTACAGATCCCATGTTTGCAGATCTTAAAGACATAATAAGCTCTTCTCATGCATTGCCATCAGATTTTATTAGTGATGCAAAATCTGTAATTGTGTTTTTCTTACCTTTTAGTGAAGAAATTGTAAAGAGTAATGCAGGAAACATTGAAAGTTCAAGAGAATGGGATATTGCCAATATAGAGACAAATCATCTTATAGTAGATATAAATAAATATTTATATGAAAAGATAAGAGAAAAAGGCTATTCTTCTACTGTTTTACCGCCTACTTATAATTACGATGAGAAAAAATTAATTAGTGATTGGTCACACCGACATGTTGGATATATAGCTGGCATCGGAACATTTGGTGTAAATAATATGTTTATAACTGAAAGAGGATGCTGTGGGAGAATGGGGAGCATTATTACTAATATGGTATTAGAGCATACTGAAAGAAAGGAGCAAGAAAATTGCCTATATAAGTATAATGGGACATGTAAAAAGTGCGTTAAGTATTGTGTAGCTGGGGCAATTTCAATTAATAATGGATATCCTTTTGTTGATAAAAAAAGGTGCAATGATCAAATTTATGATGACAATATACCACAGTACTCTATTGGTACTGGAGATGCATGTGGTAAATGTATGTGTAATGTGCCATGCTCTTTAATAAACCCTGTAAGCAGCTAA
- a CDS encoding RrF2 family transcriptional regulator: protein MKYTKATNYALHTMAYMIKHNKDDNFSLQTLSNHFSISATYLSKILTQLVKADLIQSTPGVKGGYVLRKKVEDISFMDVIKATEGTGALFSCELHEEESGCQIFKVMKEAENVMEIYLQNKKIYEIIQNAANNGICKE, encoded by the coding sequence TTGAAATATACTAAAGCTACAAACTATGCACTTCATACCATGGCATATATGATTAAACATAATAAAGATGATAACTTTAGTTTACAAACATTGTCAAATCACTTTAGTATATCTGCCACATATCTTTCGAAGATTTTAACGCAACTAGTAAAAGCTGATTTAATTCAGTCAACTCCAGGTGTAAAAGGTGGCTATGTTTTGCGTAAAAAGGTAGAAGACATTTCGTTTATGGATGTAATTAAGGCAACAGAGGGAACAGGAGCGTTATTTAGTTGTGAGTTACATGAGGAGGAAAGCGGGTGTCAAATCTTCAAAGTAATGAAAGAAGCAGAAAATGTGATGGAGATATATTTGCAGAATAAAAAAATTTATGAAATAATCCAAAATGCAGCAAATAATGGAATATGTAAGGAATAA
- a CDS encoding class I SAM-dependent methyltransferase: protein MTEFWESSFIEKQTMWGFEPSNFAIFTKNFFLEKKVKDILIPGMGYGRNAKVFIENGINVTGIEISKTAIDLARKSGLDDISIYHGSVTDMPFDNKLYDGIFCYALIHLLNHHERKKFIKDCYNQLRPNGYMIFTTISKKAPMFGQGKQLSKDRFERIKGVKMFFYDSDSIKQEFGKYGLIEVSEIDESDSKIDNKPPLNFMVIKCKKVNFA, encoded by the coding sequence ATGACAGAATTTTGGGAATCGAGCTTTATAGAAAAACAAACAATGTGGGGATTTGAACCTTCAAATTTTGCAATTTTCACAAAGAATTTTTTCCTTGAAAAGAAAGTTAAGGACATATTGATACCGGGTATGGGATACGGAAGAAATGCAAAGGTGTTTATCGAAAACGGAATTAATGTAACGGGCATTGAAATTTCAAAAACAGCCATTGATTTGGCAAGAAAAAGCGGGCTTGATGATATTAGTATCTATCATGGTTCAGTAACTGATATGCCCTTTGACAACAAACTTTATGACGGCATATTTTGTTATGCACTTATCCACTTATTGAACCATCATGAGAGAAAGAAATTTATTAAAGATTGTTATAATCAATTAAGACCAAATGGATATATGATTTTTACAACTATTTCAAAAAAAGCTCCAATGTTTGGCCAAGGGAAACAACTAAGTAAAGATCGATTCGAGAGAATAAAAGGAGTAAAAATGTTCTTTTATGATTCTGATTCAATAAAGCAAGAATTTGGAAAGTATGGGCTGATAGAAGTTTCAGAAATTGATGAGTCAGATAGTAAAATAGATAATAAACCTCCATTAAATTTCATGGTTATTAAATGTAAAAAAGTGAACTTTGCATAA
- the helD gene encoding RNA polymerase recycling motor HelD, translating into MSMRDVEWITENEWLQEVLKEVRKQLDENRDSKESFKKDYIETQREMWQDIGSVSISNGLDQVVDFMQFINTMKTQKRGHELTRKLEEKYEKMLVSPYFARMDFLENGGEKVEKCYIGVSNLMNDDFDFLIYDWRAPISSMFYDYEIGEVSYECPEGIVDGKLTLKRQYKTNNGKIQYMFDSSLNIDDEVLQDILSKSTDNKMKAIVTTIQREQNKVIRNEEYKNLIVQGPAGSGKTSVALHRIAYLLYKHRDKIKPQNIVIFSPNDIFNDYISNVLPQLGEDNMYQTTFKEYMHKALGKEFIKESYYQMMEYILTSKKEDIYQKRITNIKFKSSVEFIDMLKRYTFYLEKKDRNFTDIIIQDKLIISSEDIKQLFFKDYVQLPLKRRLQKIKDRILFLVESYKKERIKEVASELNNTGSYIDKVEIKEISVATVRNEMKDIYNEINRITAFNLMDIYKNLFEKLEVFSTGSNAKYCEAKISEIKSYTIENLKAGVLNYEDQPPLLYLKGVMGDLPETAEIKYVIIDEAQDYTPLQYEIFYQLFKSASMTMLGDLHQSINPFMNVGDYSNISHVFPKENTCIINLTKSYRSTMEITKFSRRLLNKEVTDEFVERRGDEPLLLSFPDEGAIKVRLLEDIKRYEDKGYKSIGIITRTVKEAKKVYSFLKDKVDVKAILNDEDGYVNGNLVIPAYLAKGLEFDVVLIYNVGDENYACEEERLLLYTAFTRALHVLSIYYSGEITPLLKEAIC; encoded by the coding sequence ATGAGTATGAGAGACGTTGAATGGATCACCGAAAATGAATGGCTACAGGAGGTGCTTAAAGAGGTTCGAAAACAACTTGATGAAAATCGTGATTCTAAAGAAAGTTTTAAAAAAGACTACATCGAAACACAAAGAGAGATGTGGCAGGATATAGGTTCTGTTTCCATAAGCAATGGTCTAGACCAAGTTGTAGATTTTATGCAGTTTATCAATACCATGAAAACGCAGAAGAGAGGTCATGAACTCACTAGAAAACTTGAGGAAAAATACGAGAAAATGCTTGTATCACCCTATTTTGCAAGAATGGATTTTCTGGAGAATGGTGGGGAGAAAGTTGAAAAGTGTTATATTGGAGTTTCAAATCTTATGAATGATGATTTTGATTTTCTCATATACGATTGGCGAGCACCGATTTCAAGCATGTTTTATGACTATGAAATTGGGGAAGTCAGTTATGAATGCCCTGAAGGAATCGTTGATGGAAAATTAACGTTAAAAAGGCAGTATAAAACTAATAATGGTAAAATCCAGTATATGTTTGACAGCAGTCTTAATATAGACGATGAAGTGTTACAGGATATCTTGAGTAAAAGCACAGATAATAAGATGAAGGCAATCGTAACAACTATTCAAAGAGAGCAGAATAAAGTTATTCGTAATGAGGAGTATAAAAACCTGATTGTCCAAGGCCCCGCTGGAAGCGGGAAAACCTCTGTTGCTCTTCATAGAATTGCCTATCTCTTATATAAACATAGAGATAAAATAAAACCTCAAAATATAGTAATATTCTCTCCGAATGATATTTTTAATGATTATATCTCTAATGTACTACCACAGCTTGGGGAAGACAATATGTATCAGACTACATTTAAGGAATATATGCATAAAGCGTTAGGGAAAGAGTTTATAAAGGAAAGCTATTACCAAATGATGGAGTACATTCTTACATCTAAGAAAGAAGATATCTATCAAAAAAGAATCACAAACATTAAATTTAAGTCCTCTGTAGAATTTATAGATATGTTAAAACGATACACTTTCTACCTAGAAAAAAAGGACAGAAATTTTACAGATATTATTATTCAAGACAAGTTAATAATCTCATCTGAAGATATAAAACAATTATTCTTTAAAGATTATGTTCAACTGCCACTGAAGAGGAGGCTCCAAAAAATAAAAGATAGAATTTTGTTTCTCGTAGAGTCATATAAAAAGGAACGGATAAAAGAAGTTGCTAGTGAACTCAATAATACAGGTTCTTATATAGATAAAGTAGAAATTAAAGAGATTAGTGTAGCTACTGTAAGAAACGAAATGAAGGATATATACAATGAAATCAATAGAATAACAGCGTTTAATTTGATGGATATTTATAAAAATCTGTTTGAAAAGCTTGAGGTTTTTTCTACTGGTTCAAATGCTAAATACTGTGAGGCTAAAATTAGTGAAATCAAAAGCTATACTATTGAAAATCTGAAGGCTGGAGTGCTTAATTATGAGGATCAGCCACCCCTTTTATATTTAAAGGGTGTAATGGGAGACCTTCCTGAAACCGCAGAAATAAAATACGTTATTATTGATGAAGCTCAGGATTACACACCATTGCAGTATGAGATTTTTTATCAGCTCTTTAAGTCTGCTAGTATGACTATGCTAGGCGATTTACACCAATCCATTAATCCGTTTATGAATGTAGGAGATTATAGCAACATATCTCATGTATTTCCTAAAGAAAACACATGTATAATAAATCTAACTAAAAGCTACAGGTCCACAATGGAAATTACTAAGTTTTCAAGAAGATTGCTTAATAAGGAAGTTACTGATGAATTCGTAGAAAGAAGAGGAGATGAGCCTTTGCTTCTTAGCTTTCCAGATGAAGGAGCTATAAAAGTAAGACTTCTTGAGGATATAAAAAGATATGAGGATAAAGGATATAAATCAATTGGTATCATAACAAGGACTGTAAAGGAAGCAAAGAAGGTATATAGTTTCCTAAAAGACAAGGTTGATGTTAAAGCAATACTCAATGATGAAGATGGATATGTGAATGGTAACTTGGTGATACCGGCTTACCTAGCTAAAGGGTTAGAGTTTGATGTGGTGCTTATATATAATGTAGGAGATGAAAACTACGCTTGTGAGGAAGAACGACTGCTTCTTTATACAGCCTTTACCAGAGCGCTTCATGTTTTAAGCATATATTATTCAGGGGAGATCACACCATTGCTGAAGGAAGCTATATGTTGA
- a CDS encoding helix-turn-helix domain-containing protein has product MENKFYTIDQIAKLLGMHHKTIRKFIAEGSLGASKVGKQWRISEHDLNVFMEKNNVKIGNEKVDKRLEVDYSTVGEEVEAIQKRMHVSSVIDINEIQKDEYIRISNTLIAIANCKEPGIGKSTIQVKYDEKDKRLRIILWGTVKFIEGMLSSISMLVE; this is encoded by the coding sequence ATGGAAAACAAATTTTATACAATTGACCAAATTGCAAAACTGTTAGGCATGCATCATAAAACTATTAGAAAATTTATAGCGGAAGGTAGCCTTGGAGCAAGTAAAGTTGGAAAACAGTGGAGAATTTCAGAACATGATTTAAACGTTTTTATGGAAAAAAACAATGTTAAAATAGGTAATGAAAAAGTAGATAAGAGGCTAGAGGTGGATTACTCTACTGTGGGGGAAGAAGTAGAGGCTATACAAAAGCGGATGCATGTATCATCGGTAATCGACATCAATGAAATCCAAAAAGATGAATATATAAGAATATCAAACACACTTATAGCAATAGCCAATTGTAAAGAGCCAGGGATTGGTAAATCCACAATTCAAGTAAAATATGATGAGAAAGATAAAAGGCTAAGAATTATTTTGTGGGGTACCGTAAAGTTTATTGAAGGTATGTTAAGTTCAATTTCAATGCTTGTTGAATAA
- a CDS encoding formylglycine-generating enzyme family protein, which produces MAYKVKRYADTQMVEIPRGEIVLRDDRIKYKWKVEIKPFFLAKYPVTQELYYDITQKAPSSFRGKQNPVENISWYDAIYLCNLLSQREGLKECYIIGSNGEDVTCDWESHGYRLPTEAEWEYACRAGTTEVRYGKLDKIAWYNENSSGKTHEVGKKEPNAWGLYDMLGNVWEWCWDVYDEKVYGAYRIFRGGGWSDPARGCLASNRRRSHPTFFIDDLGLRLAKSFKEVSSLLLVK; this is translated from the coding sequence ATGGCCTATAAAGTAAAGCGCTATGCCGATACTCAAATGGTAGAAATTCCAAGGGGAGAGATCGTGTTAAGAGACGATAGAATAAAATATAAGTGGAAAGTCGAAATAAAACCTTTTTTTCTCGCCAAGTATCCTGTCACCCAGGAGCTTTATTATGATATAACCCAAAAGGCACCTTCCTCTTTTAGAGGAAAGCAAAATCCTGTTGAGAATATCTCTTGGTACGATGCTATTTACTTATGTAATTTACTATCCCAGAGAGAGGGATTAAAAGAATGTTACATTATAGGTAGTAATGGTGAAGATGTTACATGTGATTGGGAATCGCATGGTTATCGCCTACCTACTGAAGCAGAGTGGGAATACGCATGTAGAGCAGGAACTACAGAGGTTAGATATGGAAAACTTGATAAGATTGCTTGGTATAATGAAAATTCAAGTGGAAAAACCCACGAAGTAGGAAAAAAAGAACCGAATGCATGGGGGCTGTATGACATGTTGGGTAATGTATGGGAGTGGTGTTGGGATGTATATGATGAAAAAGTATATGGGGCCTATAGGATTTTTCGTGGTGGCGGATGGTCTGATCCAGCCAGAGGTTGTCTTGCTTCGAATCGCCGCCGCAGTCATCCGACCTTTTTCATCGATGATCTAGGACTGCGTCTCGCAAAATCCTTTAAAGAAGTTTCAAGTTTACTGCTAGTAAAATGA
- a CDS encoding DUF4180 domain-containing protein, whose translation MKIEKMKENDIEIAIVSSSEILITNVQSALDFIATVNYETGCDSIILNKSAICEDFFNLKTGLAGEILQKFINYRVKIAIVGDFSIYSSKSLRDFIYESNKGKDLFFLVDEKEAIEKLILVNSPYR comes from the coding sequence ATGAAAATTGAAAAAATGAAAGAAAATGACATAGAAATCGCCATTGTAAGTAGTAGCGAAATACTCATCACTAATGTTCAGTCTGCACTAGATTTTATTGCAACAGTAAACTATGAGACTGGCTGCGATTCAATAATTTTAAATAAATCAGCAATATGTGAGGACTTTTTCAACTTAAAAACAGGACTTGCAGGAGAAATCTTGCAAAAGTTCATTAATTATCGTGTGAAAATAGCCATAGTCGGGGACTTTTCTATATATTCAAGCAAGAGCTTAAGAGATTTTATTTATGAGAGTAACAAGGGAAAAGATTTGTTTTTCTTAGTAGATGAAAAAGAGGCTATTGAAAAATTGATCCTAGTTAATTCACCATATAGATAA
- a CDS encoding response regulator transcription factor, which translates to MNMNIFIIEDDALLLEALREGLSQWSYGVSNPNDFSHVMDAFVEHRPHLVIIDIQLPKFDGFHWCREIRAVSKVPIIFLSSRDHPMDMVMAMNLGADDYVQKPFHMDVLLAKVQAILRRTYTYEEASSDVIEWNQALIDLKSGRIYKDGKTIDLTKNEFFILSVLVRSNNKIISRHELMKMLWDDDQYINDNTLTTNIKRLRQQLSSLNLAEGIVTKKGLGYMAVTL; encoded by the coding sequence ATGAATATGAATATCTTTATTATTGAGGATGACGCTCTTCTCCTAGAGGCACTTAGAGAAGGGTTAAGTCAGTGGTCATATGGGGTGAGTAATCCAAATGATTTCTCTCATGTGATGGATGCCTTTGTAGAGCATCGCCCTCACCTAGTGATTATTGATATACAGCTTCCAAAGTTTGATGGATTTCATTGGTGTAGAGAAATACGTGCAGTGTCCAAAGTTCCTATTATCTTTCTTTCATCAAGAGATCATCCGATGGATATGGTGATGGCCATGAACTTAGGGGCGGACGATTACGTTCAGAAGCCTTTTCATATGGATGTACTTCTCGCCAAGGTTCAGGCGATTCTTCGTCGAACGTATACGTATGAAGAAGCATCCTCCGATGTAATTGAGTGGAATCAAGCGCTTATTGATTTGAAAAGTGGCAGAATCTATAAGGATGGGAAAACCATTGACCTGACAAAAAATGAATTTTTTATTCTTTCGGTTTTAGTTAGATCAAATAATAAGATCATCTCACGTCATGAACTGATGAAAATGCTCTGGGATGATGATCAATATATTAATGACAATACGCTGACTACCAACATCAAAAGATTACGGCAACAACTTTCTTCTCTCAATTTAGCCGAAGGAATTGTGACAAAAAAAGGTCTTGGATATATGGCCGTTACGCTTTAG